In the genome of Palaemon carinicauda isolate YSFRI2023 chromosome 20, ASM3689809v2, whole genome shotgun sequence, one region contains:
- the LOC137659542 gene encoding uncharacterized protein isoform X2 yields MLKTIIFLSLGAFMATASPTPVGLFEAEITKALQAVFSVLDPIRVPSVTDLHITTDHSSIFFSATDASITGLSSIACTKFTPPILTKRTVMAIKLGDLKGNTPSYTMTGEFEGASYEAAGVGEISISGLAFTTEFKTESYGMSPVSICIRPNTLELTLSADEILANFEGADEINQDIMEHAPALLKQIEDQMNAVAPVIESGLNAVLCRKI; encoded by the exons ATGCTGAAGACGATCATATTCCTGTCCCTTGGGGCCTTCATGGCAACTGCCAGCCCAACCC CTGTTGGCCTATTTGAGGCCGAGATAACAAAAGCTCTGCAAGCGGTTTTCTCAGTTCTTGACCCAATAAGAGTGCCAAGTGTCACTGACCTCCACATCACTACTGACCACAGCAG CATCTTTTTCTCCGCCACCGACGCTTCCATCACAGGTCTGTCCAGCATCGCCTGCACGAAGTTCACGCCACCGATATTGACAAAGCGA ACCGTCATGGCTATAAAGCTGGGAGATCTGAAGGGCAACACTCCTAGCTACACCATGACTGGAGAATTCGAAGGAGCATCCTACGAGGCTGCCGGTGTTGGAGA AATTTCCATTTCCGGCTTGGCATTCACGACTGAGTTTAAAACCGAAAGCTACGGTATGTCTCCCGTGTCCATTTGCATAAGGCCCAACACCCTCGAATTGACGCTTTCGGCCGACGAAATTTTG GCCAACTTCGAAGGCGCCGACGAGATCAACCAGGACATCATGGAACACGCCCCTGCCCTTCTGAAGCAGATTGAAGACCAGATGAATGCTGTAGCTCCTGTGATTGAATCTGGCCTCAATGCCGTTTTGTGCAGGAAAATCTAA
- the LOC137659542 gene encoding uncharacterized protein isoform X1, giving the protein MVTRNKSTTMLKTIIFLSLGAFMATASPTPVGLFEAEITKALQAVFSVLDPIRVPSVTDLHITTDHSSIFFSATDASITGLSSIACTKFTPPILTKRTVMAIKLGDLKGNTPSYTMTGEFEGASYEAAGVGEISISGLAFTTEFKTESYGMSPVSICIRPNTLELTLSADEILANFEGADEINQDIMEHAPALLKQIEDQMNAVAPVIESGLNAVLCRKI; this is encoded by the exons GTCACTCGAAACAAATCCACCACAATGCTGAAGACGATCATATTCCTGTCCCTTGGGGCCTTCATGGCAACTGCCAGCCCAACCC CTGTTGGCCTATTTGAGGCCGAGATAACAAAAGCTCTGCAAGCGGTTTTCTCAGTTCTTGACCCAATAAGAGTGCCAAGTGTCACTGACCTCCACATCACTACTGACCACAGCAG CATCTTTTTCTCCGCCACCGACGCTTCCATCACAGGTCTGTCCAGCATCGCCTGCACGAAGTTCACGCCACCGATATTGACAAAGCGA ACCGTCATGGCTATAAAGCTGGGAGATCTGAAGGGCAACACTCCTAGCTACACCATGACTGGAGAATTCGAAGGAGCATCCTACGAGGCTGCCGGTGTTGGAGA AATTTCCATTTCCGGCTTGGCATTCACGACTGAGTTTAAAACCGAAAGCTACGGTATGTCTCCCGTGTCCATTTGCATAAGGCCCAACACCCTCGAATTGACGCTTTCGGCCGACGAAATTTTG GCCAACTTCGAAGGCGCCGACGAGATCAACCAGGACATCATGGAACACGCCCCTGCCCTTCTGAAGCAGATTGAAGACCAGATGAATGCTGTAGCTCCTGTGATTGAATCTGGCCTCAATGCCGTTTTGTGCAGGAAAATCTAA